The DNA region CCATTGGGGCTAAGATAATTGGCAATTCTTAAGAGAAACTCGTTACGGGTAAAACTCGCCAACGAAGCGGGCAAAATCAGAACAGCAGAAGCAAAAATGATTGGCATAACGCCGCCTTGGTTGAGCCGCAAGGGTAAGTAGCTACGCTGTTCTTGGAAAAAGCGCCGCCCAACTTGTCTACGTGCAGAAATAATCGGAATGCGGCGGGTTCCTTCTTGAACGAAGACAATCCCGACAATCATAACGAGGAAGACTAACAGCAGAACAACAACGCCGCCTACCGCTTCTCTGCTACCCGTTTGCGCAAATGCGATCGTGTCTCCTAATGCTCTTGGAAGTGAAGCAACAATATTGACAAAAATCAAAAGCGATGCACCGTTACCAACACCGCGTTCGGTGATTAATTCCGATGCCCACATAATGAACATGGAACCTGCGGTGAGTGCGATCGCCGTTTCAGCAACAAAAATAGGCCCTGGGTTGAAAGCATACGGTTGCAGCCAAAAAGCCGCAATAAAAATACTTTGGAGAATAGCCCAACCTAAGGAAACATAGCGCGTGATTTGGGAAATTTTCCGCCGTCCAGCTTCACCTTCATTTTTCTGAAGATTTTCTAAAGCTGGGATAGCAGCGGTCAATAATTGGATGATAATAGAAGCATTAATGTACGGCAAAATTCCTAGAGCAAAGACTCCCAGCGTTGAAAGTCCACCTCCAGAAAAGATATCTAAGAAACCGAATAAAGCATTATTGCCAGATTGACTTGCTTGGGCGAACAAAGCGCGATTAATTCCTGGGACAGGCAAAAACACGCCAAGACGAGCCAAAATTAAAATACCAATAGTCACAAGCAGCCGCCTTCGCAAACCCGCTGCTTGTGCCATCTGCATAAAAGTTTCTTGTGCCGTTGGGGCTTTGTCTCTGCTAATCATAAAGAGGTACCTTTTTGGGAATCCAGCTGGGTTTGTTTAAGGTACTCGTCTACCAAAAAACAGGGCTTCGATCATTTGGATTCGAGGACTTCACAATTTCCACCAGCTGCTGTGATTTTCTCACGCGCTTGTTTGGTGAAAGCTGCGGCTTGAACTCGTAAGGGAATATTAATTTCCCCGTCTCCCAAAATTTTCAGCGGTCCCTGTACAGCAGTAAGAATACCAGCTTCGCGTAAGGAAGCTAGATTGACTTCTGTATTGGCAGGAAGTGATGCCAGCTTATATACATTGATCGTAGTGTACTGCTTACGATTAACGATCGGAAAGCCTTTGAGCTTGGGAATGCGCCGATACAGAGGTTGTTGACCGCCTTCAAAGCCTGGTCGGGTACTGCTACCTGAACGAGCTTTTTGCCCGCGCATACCTAGACCAGCACTTGCTCCTTGACCTGCTGAAATACCGCGCCCAACACGACGGCGGCGTTTTTTTGAGCCTGCTTGAGGCTTAGGATCAGTTAGTCTCATTGACTTGATACTCGTTTTGAGTTGGACAAATATAGATTAAGCGTAGAGGTTTTCAATTGGTACGCCACGCTCTTCTGCAACTTCGGAGAAGGTCCGTAAGGTAGATAGCGCGTTAACCGCCGCACGAGCGTTGTTAAGTGGGTTATTCGAGCCGAGTTGCTTAGCTAAAACATTACGCACGCCAGCAAGTTCTAGCACGGTACGAACCGCACCACCTGCGATGACTCCTGTTCCTGGGGCAGCAGGGCGCATCATCACTTGTGCGCCACCACCACTTCCATTGATGGGATGGGGAATCGAGTTGGAATTAGTGAGTGGAACATCGACAAGATGCTTTTTGCCATCGGCGACACCTTTTTTTACTGCCCCGATCACATCTCCGGCCTTGCCTACGCCGATTCCAACTTGACCGCGTTCATTTCCAACTGCGACAACTGCACGAAAGCTGAGTTTTTTACCACCTTTTACTACCTTGCTGACACGGCGAATTTGAATAACTCGCTCTTGCCAGTTCGTTTCCTTTTCTTTTACACGGTTACTTTTACGACGACCACCAGTTGCCATAGTTTGTATCCTTCTTAAGTATTTTTAGGCTCTGTTGCTAATGGTTAGCTCCTGGCACAATTAAAAATCTAACCCTGCTTCGCGTGCCGCTTCGGCTAGAGCTTTTACACGACCATGATACAAGTTTCCCCCACGGTCAAAGACAACTTTGGAGATACCTTTCTCAAGCGATCGCTGCGCAATTAATTTGCCAACCTCGATAGATGCTTCACAAGTCGCGCCAGATTTCAGCGATTGCTTTAAAGTTGGCTCAAGTGACGAAGCTGCAACCAGCGTATGGTGTTGTGTATCGTCGATCACTTGCGCATAAATGTGCTGATGCGAACGAAACACGGCTAAGCGAGGACGTTCTTGGGAACCGCTAACTTTTCCTCGGATGCGGCGATGTCGAATCTTTTTAGATTCTCTACGATCTAACTTCATTACTTCTTACCTGCCTTACCAGCTTTACGTCTGACAAATTCACCAGAATAGCGAATGCCTTTACCTTTATACGGTTCTGGCGGACGAACATCACGAATCTTTGCTGCCGTATTGCCTACCAGTTCTTTATCAAAACCAGTCACAATGACGTTCGTATTGTTTTCTACAGCGATTTGAATTCCTTCAGGAGGTTCGATTTGTACTGGATGGCTGTATCCTACGTTTAGCGTTAGGTTGCGACCTTGAACCGCCGCACGATAGCCGACTCCTTGAATTTCTAACCGACGTTGAAATCCTTGCGAGACGCCATCGACCATATTGGCAACCAACGTGCGTGCCAAACCATGCATCTGGCGGGCAGTACGCGAGTCATCTTTTCTTTTGACGAGTAGCGTATCGCCTTCTTGCTCAATCGTTACTGCGGATGGCAGTTCACGTGAAAGTTCGCCTTTTGGTCCTTTAACTGTAACTTGTAACCCGTCAAGAGTGACTTGTACTTTGGCGGGAATCGCGATTGGGCGCTTACCAATTCGAGACATGACTTATTAACTCCTAATCAACTAGCTGCTAAGTAAATGGGGATAATTAAAAATTACACCTTTCCGTTGTTGGGTAATGGGTAACATGTTGATTAATACTCTTTCTGATGACCAATAACCAATAACCCGTTACCAGCCTTTAATTTACCTTCTTACTCAGCTAGCTGTTTTACCAAACATAGCAAAGCACTTCACCGCCTAAGCCTTGACGTCGGGCTTCGCGGTCGGTCATGATGCCGCTAGAAGTCGAAATAATCGCGATACCAATTCCACCGAGTACGCGTGGTAACTCTTTGCGATTCGAGTAAACGCGTAAACCAGGCTTACTAATGCGCTTCAACGCAGTAATCAAAGGTTGGCGATTTTTACCTTTGTATTTGAGCGAGATGACTAAGTTACGTTTTACGCCTTCGCCCACCTCTTCAAAATCGGCGATAAACCCTTCTTCTCTTAACACTTGAGCAATGCTGCGGGTCATTTTTGTGGCTGGTATCTGTGTTGTCTGATGCCGCGCCATATTAGCATTGCGGATGCGCGTCAGCATATCTGCAATTGTGTCGTTAGCCGCCATCGTTTCCTCTTAATAAACTTTATTGATCCCGAAAAGGCATGCCCATTGCTTTGAGTAATGCGCGACCTTCTTCATCGTTTTTTGCTGTCGTGATGATGGAAATATCCATACCTCGGATTTGGTCGATGCTGTCGTAATCAACTTCTGGGAAAATAAGTTGTTCGCGGACACCGAGGGTATAGTTACCACGACCATCAAAGCTTTTGGGGCTAATACCCCGAAAGTCGCGAATGCGCGGTAACGCTAAGTTGACGAGTCGATCAACAAAGGCGTACATTCGTTCGCCGCGTAATGTCACCATTAATCCTACTGGCATACCTTGGCGAATTTTGAAGCCAGCGATCGCCTTTTTCGCGCGTGTCACAACGGGTTTTTGACCTGTAATTGTGGCAATCTCGTTAATCGACGATTCGAGC from Chroogloeocystis siderophila 5.2 s.c.1 includes:
- the secY gene encoding preprotein translocase subunit SecY; its protein translation is MISRDKAPTAQETFMQMAQAAGLRRRLLVTIGILILARLGVFLPVPGINRALFAQASQSGNNALFGFLDIFSGGGLSTLGVFALGILPYINASIIIQLLTAAIPALENLQKNEGEAGRRKISQITRYVSLGWAILQSIFIAAFWLQPYAFNPGPIFVAETAIALTAGSMFIMWASELITERGVGNGASLLIFVNIVASLPRALGDTIAFAQTGSREAVGGVVVLLLVFLVMIVGIVFVQEGTRRIPIISARRQVGRRFFQEQRSYLPLRLNQGGVMPIIFASAVLILPASLASFTRNEFLLRIANYLSPNGPTPWVYALAYLVLILFFSYFYATLIVNPVDLAQNLKKMGATIPGIRPGRATSEYVERVLNRLTFLGAIFLGLVAIVPTAVESATQVRTFQGLGATSLLILVGVAIDTAKQIQTYVISQRYEGMVKQ
- the rplO gene encoding 50S ribosomal protein L15 produces the protein MRLTDPKPQAGSKKRRRRVGRGISAGQGASAGLGMRGQKARSGSSTRPGFEGGQQPLYRRIPKLKGFPIVNRKQYTTINVYKLASLPANTEVNLASLREAGILTAVQGPLKILGDGEINIPLRVQAAAFTKQAREKITAAGGNCEVLESK
- the rpsE gene encoding 30S ribosomal protein S5, which translates into the protein MATGGRRKSNRVKEKETNWQERVIQIRRVSKVVKGGKKLSFRAVVAVGNERGQVGIGVGKAGDVIGAVKKGVADGKKHLVDVPLTNSNSIPHPINGSGGGAQVMMRPAAPGTGVIAGGAVRTVLELAGVRNVLAKQLGSNNPLNNARAAVNALSTLRTFSEVAEERGVPIENLYA
- the rplR gene encoding 50S ribosomal protein L18 — protein: MKLDRRESKKIRHRRIRGKVSGSQERPRLAVFRSHQHIYAQVIDDTQHHTLVAASSLEPTLKQSLKSGATCEASIEVGKLIAQRSLEKGISKVVFDRGGNLYHGRVKALAEAAREAGLDF
- the rplF gene encoding 50S ribosomal protein L6 produces the protein MSRIGKRPIAIPAKVQVTLDGLQVTVKGPKGELSRELPSAVTIEQEGDTLLVKRKDDSRTARQMHGLARTLVANMVDGVSQGFQRRLEIQGVGYRAAVQGRNLTLNVGYSHPVQIEPPEGIQIAVENNTNVIVTGFDKELVGNTAAKIRDVRPPEPYKGKGIRYSGEFVRRKAGKAGKK
- the rpsH gene encoding 30S ribosomal protein S8: MAANDTIADMLTRIRNANMARHQTTQIPATKMTRSIAQVLREEGFIADFEEVGEGVKRNLVISLKYKGKNRQPLITALKRISKPGLRVYSNRKELPRVLGGIGIAIISTSSGIMTDREARRQGLGGEVLCYVW
- the rplE gene encoding 50S ribosomal protein L5; translated protein: MTARLKTLYQEKIVPQLMEQFQYTNIHQVPKLVKVTVNRGLGEAAQNAKALESSINEIATITGQKPVVTRAKKAIAGFKIRQGMPVGLMVTLRGERMYAFVDRLVNLALPRIRDFRGISPKSFDGRGNYTLGVREQLIFPEVDYDSIDQIRGMDISIITTAKNDEEGRALLKAMGMPFRDQ